In Trifolium pratense cultivar HEN17-A07 linkage group LG7, ARS_RC_1.1, whole genome shotgun sequence, a genomic segment contains:
- the LOC123896808 gene encoding CASP-like protein 1E2: protein MEGQSPIMLKEIEVTKSSLEGKINLFLRICALVLTLVAAAVIAADKQTTVVPIKLTDSLPPLNVPVTAKWHYLSAYVYFVVANVIACTYATLSFIIALANGHKSKLLVTLVTLLDAIMVALLFSGNGAALAIGVLAKKGNSHVRWNKVCHVFDKFCNQVAASCLISLLGSLVFILLVVLPALRLHRRRT, encoded by the exons ATGGAGGGACAGAGTCCTATAATGTTGAAGGAAATTGAGGTGACAAAGTCTTCACTAGAaggaaaaattaatttgtttctAAGAATTTGTGCTTTGGTTCTAACACTTGTAGCTGCTGCAGTTATTGCTGCTGATAAACAGACCACAGTTGTTCCAATTAAGTTAACAGATTCTTTGCCACCTTTGAATGTTCCTGTTACTGCTAAGTGGCATTACTTGTCTGCTTATGT GTATTTTGTGGTGGCAAATGTTATAGCATGTACATATGCAACCTTGTCTTTTATTATTGCTCTTGCAAATGGACATAAAAGCAAATTATTGGTGACATTGGTCACTCTACTTGATGCAATAATGGTAGCTTTGCTCTTTTCTGGCAATGGTGCTGCATTGGCTATTGGTGTTCTTGCCAAGAAAGGAAACTCACACGTGCGATGGAACAAAGTGTGTCATGTCTTTGACAAATTTTGTAACCAAGTTGCTGCTTCATGTTTGATTTCACTTCTTGGATCATTGGTATTCATCTTGCTTGTTGTGCTTCCTGCTTTGAGACTTCATAGAAGAAGAACCTAA